A stretch of Myxococcus hansupus DNA encodes these proteins:
- a CDS encoding ATP-binding protein: MQPRPEQQHPLWASRTGRYGVGLISFLAAWAIQGSVSSFIPATPFLFFFGAVMVAGWWGGWGPALLATVLSVVVVDFYFLAPLQSVLLGAGGFVSLGVFGLLAVLMTKLNVMLRTAHAERAELLKRERVARGEAEAGRAQLHSLFKNAPACIILMRGPRHVFSFSNPMNNELMGRGDLVGQEAAKALPWAEERGFITILDEVYRTGVPFASNAVTFPSPLPNGETQERYLNIVYQPTRNEQGEVDGIAGFGFDVTDLVRARQRAEALTLELQQAEARDWLLAESGAVLASSLDDETTLRNMAKLVVPTFADWCLVDVAEPGGKFRRLEAAHFRPEDDALAEDILRFGMLPGGNPWHPPTVALLKAEAVHLEHLTREDAMELAHNEAHARAIQAMAPVSFISVPLISRGQVMGVMSCIHAHSGRHYTASDLAFAKELAHRAALSMENARLYAEAREAIRLRDEFMSIASHELKTPLTPLSLKLQALTRELGRHPGPIPRNVVESYVDVGSRQVKKLAELVGDLLDVSRITAGRLSLEMEELDLGPVVREVIARYEPQAARTGSTLLLDVDVDGIVGRWDRLRLEQIITNLVDNAVKYGAGNPIHVRLEAHAGGARLTVRDEGIGIAPEHLPRLFGRFERAVSERNYGGLGLGLYITRTLVEAMGGRVSVASTLGQGSTFTVDLPSNLDAVQAMPAP; the protein is encoded by the coding sequence ATGCAACCTCGTCCGGAACAACAACATCCCCTCTGGGCCTCACGCACCGGACGCTACGGTGTCGGGCTGATTTCATTCCTGGCGGCCTGGGCCATCCAGGGAAGCGTGTCCTCGTTCATCCCCGCCACGCCGTTCCTGTTCTTCTTTGGCGCGGTGATGGTGGCCGGCTGGTGGGGCGGCTGGGGCCCCGCGCTGCTCGCGACGGTCCTGTCCGTGGTCGTGGTGGACTTCTACTTCCTGGCGCCCCTCCAAAGCGTCCTGCTGGGCGCGGGTGGGTTTGTCTCCCTGGGCGTCTTCGGGCTGCTGGCCGTGCTGATGACGAAGCTGAACGTCATGCTGCGAACGGCCCACGCGGAGCGCGCGGAGCTGCTGAAGCGGGAGCGCGTGGCGCGCGGTGAAGCGGAGGCCGGCCGGGCCCAGCTCCATTCGCTTTTCAAGAACGCGCCCGCCTGCATCATCCTCATGCGAGGACCCCGTCACGTCTTCTCCTTCTCCAACCCGATGAACAACGAGTTGATGGGGAGGGGTGACCTGGTGGGCCAGGAAGCGGCCAAGGCGCTCCCCTGGGCGGAGGAACGCGGCTTCATCACCATCCTCGACGAGGTCTACCGCACCGGGGTTCCCTTCGCGAGCAACGCGGTGACATTCCCCAGCCCCTTGCCCAACGGCGAGACGCAGGAGCGGTATCTCAACATCGTGTATCAGCCCACCCGCAACGAGCAGGGCGAGGTGGATGGCATCGCCGGGTTCGGGTTCGACGTGACGGACCTGGTCCGGGCGCGGCAACGCGCCGAAGCGCTGACGCTGGAGCTCCAGCAAGCCGAGGCGAGGGATTGGCTCCTGGCGGAGTCGGGGGCGGTGCTGGCGTCGTCCCTGGATGATGAGACCACCCTGCGCAACATGGCGAAGCTGGTGGTGCCGACCTTCGCGGACTGGTGTCTCGTCGACGTCGCCGAGCCTGGAGGGAAGTTCCGGCGACTGGAGGCAGCGCACTTCCGTCCAGAGGACGACGCGCTCGCGGAGGACATCCTCCGCTTCGGCATGCTTCCGGGCGGCAATCCCTGGCATCCCCCGACCGTCGCGCTGCTGAAAGCGGAAGCGGTGCACCTCGAACACCTGACGCGCGAGGACGCGATGGAGCTCGCGCACAACGAAGCGCACGCCCGGGCGATTCAAGCCATGGCGCCTGTTTCGTTCATCTCGGTGCCGCTGATTTCACGCGGGCAGGTGATGGGCGTGATGAGCTGCATCCACGCCCACTCTGGCAGGCACTACACGGCGTCCGACCTGGCCTTCGCCAAGGAGCTGGCGCACCGGGCCGCGCTCTCCATGGAGAATGCCCGCCTCTACGCCGAGGCCCGCGAGGCCATCCGCCTGCGTGATGAGTTCATGTCCATTGCCAGCCACGAGCTGAAGACACCGCTCACCCCGCTGAGCCTGAAGCTTCAAGCACTCACGCGGGAGCTGGGACGGCACCCCGGACCCATTCCTCGCAACGTGGTCGAAAGCTACGTGGACGTGGGCTCGCGGCAGGTGAAGAAGCTGGCGGAGCTGGTGGGCGACCTGCTCGATGTCTCGCGCATCACCGCCGGACGGCTCAGCCTGGAGATGGAGGAGCTGGATTTGGGACCGGTCGTGCGGGAGGTCATCGCCCGGTACGAGCCCCAGGCCGCGCGCACCGGCTCCACCCTGCTGCTCGACGTGGACGTGGATGGCATCGTGGGCCGGTGGGACCGGCTGCGGCTGGAGCAAATCATCACCAACCTGGTGGACAACGCCGTGAAGTATGGCGCGGGCAACCCCATCCACGTGCGCCTGGAAGCCCACGCCGGGGGCGCGCGGCTGACAGTGCGCGACGAAGGCATCGGCATCGCGCCGGAGCACCTGCCCCGCCTCTTCGGCCGCTTCGAGCGCGCGGTGTCGGAGCGCAACTACGGCGGGCTGGGGCTGGGCCTCTACATCACTCGCACATTGGTGGAAGCCATGGGCGGCCGGGTCAGCGTGGCCAGCACCTTGGGACAGGGCTCGACATTTACCGTGGACCTGCCCAGCAACCTCGACGCGGTCCAGGCGATGCCGGCACCCTGA
- a CDS encoding aldo/keto reductase, producing the protein METRKLGKQGLTVSALGLGCMGMSDFYAGRDDAESEATLLHALERGVTFFDTADMYGSGANETLVGRVLKPHRSKIVLATKFGIVRDPADPHKRGINGRPEYVKQACEASLRRLGLDVIDLYYLHRLDAQTPIEETVGAMAELVREGKVRFLGLSEVDADTLRRASSVHPITALQSEYSLWSREPEDGVLQACRELGVGFVPYSPLGRGFLTGQIQRFEDLAQDDYRRFSPRFQGENFTRNLELVRHIERLAKEKGCSPAQLALAWVLAQGQDLVPIPGTKRRKYLDENLGALEVTLTAQDLAAIHAIAPPGVASGERYPPAMQSTLPKASQPTR; encoded by the coding sequence ATGGAGACTCGGAAGCTGGGGAAGCAGGGCCTCACCGTTTCGGCGCTGGGTCTGGGCTGCATGGGGATGTCCGACTTCTACGCGGGCCGTGATGACGCGGAGTCGGAGGCCACGCTGCTGCATGCGTTGGAGCGCGGTGTCACCTTCTTCGACACCGCCGACATGTACGGCTCGGGCGCCAACGAGACGCTGGTGGGCCGGGTGCTCAAGCCCCACCGTTCGAAAATCGTCCTGGCGACGAAGTTCGGCATCGTCCGGGACCCGGCGGACCCGCACAAGCGCGGCATCAACGGGCGGCCGGAGTACGTGAAGCAGGCCTGCGAGGCCAGCTTGCGCCGCCTGGGCCTGGACGTCATCGACCTGTATTACCTGCACCGGTTGGATGCGCAGACCCCCATCGAGGAGACGGTGGGCGCCATGGCGGAGCTGGTGCGCGAGGGCAAGGTGCGCTTCCTCGGCCTGTCGGAGGTGGACGCGGACACGCTGCGCCGGGCCTCGTCGGTCCACCCCATCACCGCGCTCCAGAGCGAATACTCGCTGTGGAGCCGTGAGCCGGAAGACGGCGTGCTCCAGGCGTGCCGCGAGCTGGGCGTGGGCTTCGTGCCGTACAGCCCGCTGGGCCGGGGCTTCCTCACGGGGCAAATCCAGCGCTTCGAGGACCTGGCCCAGGACGACTACCGCCGCTTCTCGCCGCGCTTCCAGGGCGAGAACTTCACCCGCAACCTGGAGCTGGTCCGTCACATCGAGCGGCTGGCGAAGGAGAAGGGGTGCTCGCCCGCGCAGCTCGCGCTCGCGTGGGTGCTGGCGCAGGGCCAGGACCTGGTGCCCATCCCGGGCACCAAGCGCCGCAAGTACCTGGACGAGAACCTGGGCGCGCTGGAGGTGACGCTCACCGCGCAGGACCTGGCCGCCATCCACGCCATCGCGCCGCCGGGTGTCGCCTCGGGGGAGCGGTATCCCCCGGCCATGCAGTCCACGCTGCCGAAGGCGTCTCAGCCCACGCGGTAG
- a CDS encoding radical SAM protein, translated as MRYELQDGRILTWSLETHVAAHCNLRCVQCCPLSPHLPAWAVEPSALRDDLSRLARALRPNVFKLTGGEPFLHPDLPAVLDAVRASGIASQVSITTNGFLAQSAPDAVYERLDRMTLSVYSSAPLPERSIARITERCEQHQVHLSVKRIDAFQQLTPDTPHDTDEAIRGVHARCWLKVRCHLVHAGRFYACTRPPHVATVLGREYPDMPALGEVDGVTLDTPDLLGQLLGYLERETPLATCRYCLGGDGAWLPHAQLPRAWS; from the coding sequence GTGCGCTACGAGCTCCAAGATGGACGCATCCTCACCTGGTCCCTGGAGACGCACGTCGCGGCGCACTGCAACCTGCGCTGCGTGCAGTGCTGCCCGCTCTCGCCACACCTGCCCGCCTGGGCCGTGGAGCCCTCGGCCCTGCGAGACGACTTGAGCCGGCTCGCCCGAGCGCTTCGCCCCAACGTCTTCAAGCTCACGGGCGGCGAGCCCTTCCTGCACCCCGACCTGCCCGCCGTATTGGACGCCGTGCGCGCCTCCGGCATCGCCTCGCAGGTGTCCATCACCACCAACGGCTTCCTCGCGCAGAGCGCCCCCGACGCCGTCTACGAGCGCCTGGACCGGATGACCCTGTCCGTCTACAGCTCCGCGCCCCTCCCGGAGCGCTCCATCGCGCGCATCACCGAGCGCTGCGAACAACACCAGGTCCACCTGTCGGTGAAGCGCATCGACGCCTTCCAGCAGCTCACGCCAGACACACCCCATGACACCGACGAGGCCATTCGCGGCGTCCATGCGCGGTGCTGGTTGAAGGTCCGCTGCCACCTGGTCCACGCGGGCCGCTTCTATGCCTGCACCCGGCCACCCCACGTGGCCACGGTGCTGGGCCGCGAGTACCCGGACATGCCCGCGCTGGGCGAGGTCGACGGCGTGACGTTGGACACGCCGGACCTGCTGGGCCAGCTCCTCGGCTACCTCGAACGGGAGACGCCGCTGGCCACCTGCCGCTACTGCCTGGGCGGCGACGGCGCGTGGCTGCCGCATGCGCAGCTTCCACGCGCCTGGAGCTGA
- a CDS encoding asparagine synthase C-terminal domain-containing protein — protein sequence MPHASGGLLATLPRYQSSARLESSVWRLAPSGLEPEAVAAFLHHALAPEASVFRGVRRVPGPLPHVRRAAEADSEDRLAELLLAALEQGVRQQVTAGTVDVSLSGGVDSAALCAMAARQAPGRVLAWTMNVHFADVTERRNARAVADATGVELVDIVIPDAVLPELFERAVLSQETAILNARAVASFAFYAEARRQGASTLLSGAGADEVLMGNPDALAGAAARVAEDRRLARAVLRPGLVDNLGVDQQARALPWGTGAGPGEEDHPEEVRYAAWVLRELVLPPELRSAAAQGLSVRTPYLDTGFAEVALGLPAAVLARNGAGKWLFRHAVRSLVPDAVRLARKTPRYAHTALSSPVRERWLALYREWLTPTRLAPLEAVDPVATRRLLERYASLAPDAHEAGAMDRLLMRLCSLAMLHAHALARPPCPES from the coding sequence GTGCCTCACGCATCCGGCGGCCTGCTCGCCACCCTGCCCCGCTACCAGTCATCGGCGCGCCTGGAGTCCTCGGTCTGGCGGCTCGCCCCCAGCGGGTTGGAGCCCGAGGCGGTCGCCGCGTTCCTGCACCATGCGCTCGCGCCCGAGGCGAGCGTGTTTCGCGGCGTGCGCCGGGTCCCCGGCCCCCTGCCTCACGTGCGGCGCGCGGCGGAGGCCGACTCGGAAGACCGGCTGGCGGAGCTGCTGCTGGCCGCACTGGAGCAAGGGGTGCGTCAGCAGGTGACGGCGGGCACCGTGGACGTCAGCTTGAGCGGGGGCGTGGACAGCGCCGCGCTGTGTGCCATGGCCGCGCGACAGGCGCCTGGACGCGTCCTCGCGTGGACCATGAACGTCCACTTCGCGGATGTGACGGAGCGGCGCAACGCCCGCGCGGTGGCGGACGCCACGGGCGTGGAGCTGGTGGACATCGTCATCCCCGACGCGGTGCTCCCGGAGCTGTTCGAGCGCGCCGTCCTGAGCCAGGAGACGGCCATCCTCAACGCCCGCGCCGTGGCCAGCTTCGCCTTCTACGCCGAGGCCCGGAGACAGGGCGCGTCCACGCTGCTGAGCGGCGCGGGCGCGGACGAGGTGCTCATGGGCAACCCCGACGCACTCGCGGGGGCGGCGGCGCGGGTGGCCGAGGACCGGCGGCTGGCGCGCGCGGTGCTGCGCCCGGGGCTTGTGGACAACTTGGGGGTGGATCAGCAGGCGCGTGCCCTGCCCTGGGGCACGGGGGCCGGACCGGGCGAGGAGGATCACCCCGAGGAGGTGCGTTACGCCGCCTGGGTGCTGCGGGAGCTGGTACTCCCCCCCGAGCTGCGCAGCGCCGCCGCACAGGGCTTGAGCGTGCGAACGCCCTACCTGGACACGGGCTTCGCGGAGGTGGCGCTGGGATTGCCCGCGGCGGTGCTCGCGCGGAACGGGGCCGGCAAGTGGCTCTTCCGGCACGCGGTGCGCTCGCTCGTCCCCGACGCGGTCCGGCTGGCGAGGAAGACCCCGCGCTACGCGCACACCGCGCTCTCCAGCCCGGTCCGTGAGCGATGGCTGGCGTTGTACCGGGAATGGCTCACACCGACCCGGCTGGCGCCCCTGGAGGCCGTCGACCCTGTCGCGACGCGGCGGTTGCTGGAACGTTACGCGAGCCTGGCGCCCGACGCGCATGAGGCCGGCGCGATGGACCGGCTGTTGATGCGGCTGTGTTCACTCGCCATGCTCCATGCACACGCACTCGCCCGCCCGCCATGTCCCGAATCCTGA
- a CDS encoding glycosyltransferase yields MSRILIATSPEKGHLNPMTGVAQGLLHLGHHVGWLCIPEPAPQLHRLGVEVLELPRSAAPVPAIETGGEALARLVLDEAALGTWIRGLLIDAVPALLAPVREAVERFRPDVMALDGMQYAAVLAAHDLRIPWAGVSSALSLLEPPLDYGLRRNVRALANERQALFSQHGFAARFRNCECLSPDLNIIFATEAFLGPDADLPPSTHLVGPSRPRGARGDEVDFPWERLGSKPVVYVSFGSQISWQPELFRTLAEAAAPLGVTLVLSAGELADTEFVHTLPGDVVAVPYTPQRQLLPRAAVLVSHGGANSVMEALTEGVPMLLLPVCNDQPIQAHFLTKSGAGLVREPRTLTVEDCRAALRQLLEPDSSPRGNAARIAASYQARDGAGEAAARITQLAR; encoded by the coding sequence ATGTCCCGAATCCTGATTGCGACCTCCCCCGAGAAGGGCCACCTCAACCCGATGACTGGCGTCGCCCAGGGGCTGCTCCACCTGGGCCATCACGTCGGATGGCTGTGCATCCCCGAGCCCGCGCCCCAGTTGCACCGGCTGGGCGTGGAGGTGCTCGAGCTGCCACGGTCCGCGGCGCCCGTGCCCGCCATCGAGACCGGTGGCGAGGCGCTCGCGCGGCTGGTGCTCGATGAGGCGGCGCTGGGGACGTGGATTCGCGGGTTGTTGATTGACGCCGTGCCCGCGCTGCTGGCGCCCGTCCGCGAGGCCGTGGAGCGCTTCCGCCCGGACGTCATGGCGCTGGACGGGATGCAGTACGCCGCGGTGCTCGCCGCGCATGACCTGCGCATTCCCTGGGCCGGCGTGTCCTCCGCGCTGTCTTTGCTGGAGCCGCCCCTGGACTACGGGCTGCGCCGCAACGTGCGCGCGCTGGCCAACGAGCGGCAGGCCTTGTTCAGCCAGCACGGCTTCGCGGCGCGCTTCCGCAATTGCGAGTGCCTGTCACCGGACCTGAACATCATCTTCGCCACCGAGGCCTTCCTGGGCCCCGACGCGGACCTCCCTCCCTCCACACACCTGGTGGGGCCGTCCAGACCACGGGGCGCGCGCGGGGACGAGGTGGACTTCCCCTGGGAGCGACTGGGCTCGAAGCCCGTGGTGTATGTGTCATTTGGCAGCCAGATTTCATGGCAGCCTGAGTTGTTTCGCACCCTCGCCGAGGCCGCCGCGCCCCTGGGTGTCACGCTGGTCCTCAGCGCGGGTGAGCTCGCTGATACAGAATTTGTACACACTCTTCCCGGCGACGTGGTCGCCGTGCCATACACACCCCAGCGACAATTGTTACCGCGAGCCGCCGTCCTCGTGTCCCACGGCGGCGCCAACTCCGTCATGGAAGCGCTGACCGAAGGCGTTCCCATGCTGCTCCTCCCCGTCTGCAATGACCAACCCATCCAGGCGCACTTCCTCACGAAGTCGGGAGCAGGGCTGGTGCGGGAGCCTCGCACGCTCACCGTGGAGGACTGCCGCGCGGCGCTGCGTCAGTTGCTGGAGCCGGACTCCTCGCCACGGGGGAACGCGGCCCGTATCGCCGCGTCCTACCAGGCGCGTGACGGCGCTGGGGAAGCCGCGGCGCGCATCACCCAGCTCGCGAGGTGA
- a CDS encoding ROK family protein produces the protein MPDWDVRRRVPPGVSALEVWNLPVQGRELWELLGAPRVEADQREGITGPKLAGGLRPALAEALAVLTKRHAVDAVWLSGGLVCLEGFGGMLVEASMGLPCPVYMAEEPIFAPVRAGLRLLEPLRPAHPVALDVGQTSIKCLRPAAAPRIFERDAALLPRYFIGMARPADGRQVKAAVAFISSALRAFSARAPDALCLALPCPLDAALVPGGSTYGWEGHAPLVADILQAAMGNEGRGTALVLNDAELAAEAARSDARLARHGRVLCLTLGFGPGAALLERR, from the coding sequence ATGCCTGATTGGGATGTCCGACGACGGGTGCCGCCGGGCGTGTCGGCGTTGGAGGTCTGGAACCTGCCCGTGCAGGGGCGCGAGCTGTGGGAGCTGCTCGGCGCGCCGCGCGTGGAGGCGGACCAGCGTGAGGGCATCACCGGGCCGAAGCTCGCGGGCGGGTTGAGACCGGCGCTCGCGGAGGCGCTCGCGGTCCTGACGAAGCGCCACGCCGTGGACGCGGTGTGGCTCAGCGGCGGGCTGGTGTGTCTGGAGGGCTTCGGCGGGATGCTCGTGGAGGCTTCCATGGGGCTCCCCTGCCCCGTGTACATGGCGGAGGAGCCCATCTTCGCGCCTGTCCGGGCGGGCCTGCGCCTGCTGGAGCCGCTGCGTCCCGCCCACCCCGTGGCACTGGACGTCGGGCAGACGAGCATCAAGTGCCTGCGTCCCGCCGCGGCGCCGCGCATCTTCGAGCGCGACGCGGCCCTGCTGCCCCGGTACTTCATCGGCATGGCGCGCCCAGCGGATGGGCGGCAGGTGAAGGCCGCCGTGGCGTTCATCTCCAGCGCCCTGCGGGCCTTCTCGGCTCGGGCGCCGGATGCGCTGTGCCTCGCGCTGCCGTGTCCGCTGGACGCGGCGCTCGTGCCCGGTGGCAGCACCTATGGCTGGGAGGGCCACGCGCCCCTGGTGGCGGACATCCTCCAAGCGGCGATGGGGAACGAGGGCCGCGGCACGGCGCTGGTGCTCAATGACGCGGAGCTGGCCGCGGAGGCCGCTCGGAGCGACGCACGGCTGGCCCGGCACGGGCGCGTGTTGTGTCTCACGCTGGGCTTTGGCCCGGGCGCGGCGCTGCTGGAGCGGCGCTGA
- a CDS encoding pyridoxamine 5'-phosphate oxidase family protein produces MEETGERTGNQPRGVLQGDRREFEALLKDYDTALLTTRGADGHFHTRPMAVAKKHKSGSVLWFATWSDTQKVQDLEADPHCSLAFHASEDSATYLSVSGVVEIVRDRRTIHDLWEPGWRPWFPKGPDEGDIALLRFIPEHAEYVHPAGGKLKVLFSTAKALVTKQRPDIAPKKELDLH; encoded by the coding sequence ATGGAAGAGACAGGCGAGCGCACCGGGAATCAGCCGCGGGGTGTCCTCCAGGGAGACCGTCGCGAGTTCGAGGCGCTGTTGAAGGACTACGACACCGCGCTCCTCACCACGCGGGGCGCGGATGGGCACTTCCACACCCGGCCCATGGCCGTGGCGAAGAAGCACAAATCCGGCTCCGTGCTCTGGTTCGCCACGTGGTCGGACACGCAGAAGGTGCAGGACCTGGAAGCGGACCCGCACTGTTCGCTGGCCTTCCACGCGTCGGAGGACAGCGCGACCTACCTCTCCGTGTCAGGCGTGGTGGAAATCGTCCGTGACCGGAGGACCATTCATGACCTGTGGGAGCCGGGCTGGAGGCCCTGGTTTCCCAAGGGGCCGGACGAAGGTGACATCGCGCTGCTGCGCTTCATCCCCGAGCACGCCGAGTACGTCCACCCCGCGGGTGGCAAGCTCAAGGTGCTCTTCAGCACCGCGAAGGCGCTGGTGACGAAGCAGCGGCCCGACATCGCGCCCAAGAAGGAGCTGGACCTGCACTGA
- a CDS encoding DUF3892 domain-containing protein has product MGNTESKVEVVRTNPPYLKSSPNNTTADNLLSLPRF; this is encoded by the coding sequence GTGGGCAACACCGAGTCCAAGGTGGAGGTTGTCCGGACCAACCCGCCGTACCTGAAGTCGAGCCCCAACAACACGACGGCTGACAACCTGTTGTCCCTGCCTCGATTCTGA
- a CDS encoding S1C family serine protease: MSTSLLQSLSQSLASTVEHTAPSIVRVETRRRRGATGITWDAEGHIVTTSQAVEHEGPLRIGLPDGSTVSAELVGRDASTDLALLKAETSGLTALTPAPLDDVKVGHLVIAVARPGRTARATLGMVSTHGEGWRTHAGGRVERYLETDADLPPGFSGGALVDTEGRLVGLLSAAFSRTAAVVIAADTLARVVGALKEHGSIRRGYLGVGAYPVRLPQHLSAESEHGLICLSVDPSGPAHAAGLLQGDILVSLGGHPLHGVEDLLGYLSDEKVGTTLPVRVLRAGEVRELPITVGKRA, from the coding sequence ATGTCCACCAGCCTCCTCCAATCCCTGTCCCAATCCCTCGCATCCACCGTCGAGCACACCGCCCCCAGCATCGTCCGCGTCGAGACCCGGCGCAGGCGCGGCGCCACCGGTATCACCTGGGATGCCGAGGGCCACATCGTCACCACCAGCCAGGCCGTGGAACACGAAGGCCCACTCCGAATCGGCCTCCCCGACGGCAGCACCGTCTCCGCCGAACTCGTGGGCCGCGACGCCAGCACCGACCTGGCGTTGCTCAAGGCCGAAACCTCCGGCCTCACCGCCCTGACGCCCGCGCCCCTGGATGACGTGAAGGTGGGCCACCTCGTCATCGCCGTGGCCCGTCCGGGGAGGACCGCGCGTGCCACGCTGGGCATGGTCAGCACCCACGGCGAGGGCTGGCGCACGCATGCGGGAGGCCGCGTGGAGCGCTACCTCGAAACGGACGCCGACCTGCCTCCCGGCTTCTCCGGCGGCGCGTTGGTGGACACGGAGGGCCGCCTCGTCGGGCTCCTCTCCGCCGCCTTCTCGCGCACCGCCGCCGTCGTCATCGCCGCGGACACGCTCGCTCGCGTCGTCGGGGCGCTGAAGGAGCACGGGAGCATCCGGCGCGGATACCTGGGCGTGGGCGCCTACCCCGTCCGTCTGCCGCAGCACCTGAGCGCGGAGAGCGAACACGGCCTCATCTGCCTGTCCGTCGACCCCAGCGGCCCCGCCCACGCCGCGGGCCTCCTGCAAGGAGACATCCTGGTGAGCCTGGGCGGCCACCCGCTCCACGGCGTGGAGGACCTGCTCGGCTATCTGAGCGACGAGAAGGTGGGGACCACCCTCCCGGTCCGCGTGCTGCGCGCCGGAGAGGTCCGCGAGCTCCCCATCACCGTCGGCAAGCGTGCGTAA
- a CDS encoding S1C family serine protease, which produces MKLLQQFSDDLESLVARASPAVVGVEHPRGHGTGLFLTPDGYLLTNRHVVVRGTRKLTVQLSNGEERRGTLVGSDAPTDLAVVRAEGDGFPTLPLAEPESVRVGQLVMAIGNPFRLEQSVSLGVVSAINRSIALPNGVMLEGMLQTDAAINPGNSGGPLLNTRGQVVGLNTLVLPYAQGIGFAVSATTAAWIASLLIQRGKVERRFLGIAATAVSLDARLTRENGQSRAVRVLRVQEGTPAHDAGLQVDDLLLAINARPVHSVDDLQRLMALATEDEVTLDLLRKGAGRKRARARTRPQVEPVAA; this is translated from the coding sequence ATGAAGCTGCTTCAACAGTTCTCGGATGACCTGGAGTCCCTCGTGGCGCGGGCCTCGCCGGCCGTCGTGGGCGTGGAGCACCCGCGCGGCCACGGCACCGGCCTCTTCCTCACCCCCGACGGCTACCTCCTCACCAACCGCCACGTCGTGGTGCGCGGCACCCGCAAGCTCACCGTCCAGCTCTCCAACGGCGAGGAGCGGCGCGGGACGCTCGTGGGCAGCGACGCCCCCACGGACCTCGCGGTGGTCCGCGCCGAGGGGGACGGCTTCCCCACCCTGCCCCTGGCCGAGCCCGAATCCGTGCGCGTGGGTCAGCTCGTCATGGCCATTGGCAACCCGTTCCGCCTGGAGCAGTCCGTGTCACTCGGCGTGGTGAGCGCCATCAACCGCAGCATCGCCCTGCCCAACGGCGTCATGTTGGAAGGCATGCTCCAGACGGACGCCGCCATCAACCCGGGCAACTCCGGCGGGCCGCTGCTCAACACGCGCGGCCAGGTGGTGGGCCTCAACACGCTGGTGCTGCCCTACGCGCAGGGCATTGGCTTCGCGGTGAGCGCCACCACGGCGGCCTGGATTGCCAGCCTGCTCATCCAGCGCGGCAAGGTGGAGCGGCGATTCCTCGGCATCGCGGCGACGGCGGTGAGCCTGGATGCGCGGCTCACGCGGGAGAACGGCCAGTCGCGCGCGGTCAGGGTGCTGCGCGTCCAGGAGGGCACGCCCGCCCACGACGCCGGGCTCCAGGTGGATGACCTGCTGCTGGCCATCAACGCACGGCCCGTCCACAGCGTGGACGACCTTCAACGGCTGATGGCGCTGGCCACGGAGGACGAGGTGACGCTGGACCTGCTGCGCAAGGGCGCGGGCCGCAAGCGCGCCCGTGCGCGGACGCGGCCCCAGGTCGAGCCCGTGGCCGCGTGA
- a CDS encoding UBP-type zinc finger domain-containing protein produces MEPICEHIEQAGDPAPRSRGCEECLAMGASWVHLRRCLACGHVGCCDSSPNRHATKHFQQTAHPVVQSFEPGEEWEWCYEDELFAEHRPTPPEARL; encoded by the coding sequence ATGGAACCGATTTGCGAGCACATCGAACAGGCGGGGGACCCGGCCCCCCGTTCACGCGGGTGTGAAGAGTGCCTGGCCATGGGCGCGAGCTGGGTGCACCTGCGCCGCTGCTTGGCCTGTGGGCATGTGGGATGTTGTGACTCCTCGCCCAACCGGCACGCGACGAAGCACTTCCAGCAGACGGCGCACCCGGTGGTCCAGTCTTTCGAGCCCGGCGAGGAGTGGGAGTGGTGCTACGAGGATGAGCTGTTCGCGGAGCATCGCCCCACACCTCCCGAAGCGCGGCTCTAG